CTGCCAAATTCTTCTTTTACCTCACAGTTCGTAAAACAAAGTACTTTATATAAACGAAATTTAATAACGCTTTAGTCGCTATTTTTAATGGTTTATATAAATTTTAACGTTTGAAAAAGAATCTCATTCAAATTAATAACTTCACTAATTTATTCTTCAATCGCTTGCAAAATCTTCAATGATGATAATTGACTTCAGGAGTGACACTTTTACCCGCCCAACGCCCGCCATGCTTGATGCTATGTACGCTGCAGCCACTGGAGATGATGTATACGGTGAAGACCCTTCAGTAAATACTCTGGAAGCCATGATGGCAGCCTATTTCGGAAAAGAAGCTGCCCTGTTCTGCCCCACCGGCACGATGAGTAACCAGGTCGCCATCAAGGTTCACACGCAACCCGGCGACGAAGTGATTCACAGCAACTTAGCACACATTTATATCTACGAAGGCGGTGGTATCGCAGCCACCTCCGGCGCACAAAGCCGCCCCCTGGAAGGTGACAGAGGCATGTTCACTGCCACCGACGTATTGGCAGCCATCAACCCTGACGACGTTCATAAAGCCGCTACCAGCCTTGTTTGCCTCGAAAATACCATGAACCGTGGCGGCGGATGCTGCTATGACATTGAAGAAATTGTTAAAATAAAAGAAGTTTGTCTCCAAAATAATTTAAAACTCCACCTGGACGGCGCCCGGCTCTTCAATGCCCTCGTCGCTACCGGGGAAAAGCCTGCCACCTATGGGGAATTATTTGACAGCCTGTCAGTATGCCTGAACAAAGGAATGGGTTGCCCCATGGGTTCAGTCCTGATAGGCAGCGCCGAATTTATCCGCAAAGCCCGCCGTGTCCGCAAAAGACTAGGTGGTGGTATGCGCCAGGCCGGCTTCATGGCAGCCACCGGCATTTATGCCATGGAACACCATATTGACAGGCTGGCCCAGGATCACCTCCACGCCAAAGACATTGCCCAGACCCTGCTCGAAAAAACCTTCGTAGGCCATATGCTGCCGGTTGAAACCAACATTGTCAGCTTTGAGGTAAGAGGTGATGAATGGACCTCCCGCTATTTTTGTGACTACCTGAAAAATGAGGGAATTCTTGCCAGTCCTGTAACTGACAGCATGGTCCGGATGGTCACCCACCTGGATATTACCCCCGCCATGGTAGCAAAAACCTGCGCCGTTATAGCCGAAATGGAATAATCTCTTATTTTTGCACACTCTTATATAATTAGATATATCGTTAGCATGGAAC
This window of the Chitinophaga sancti genome carries:
- a CDS encoding threonine aldolase family protein; translation: MMIIDFRSDTFTRPTPAMLDAMYAAATGDDVYGEDPSVNTLEAMMAAYFGKEAALFCPTGTMSNQVAIKVHTQPGDEVIHSNLAHIYIYEGGGIAATSGAQSRPLEGDRGMFTATDVLAAINPDDVHKAATSLVCLENTMNRGGGCCYDIEEIVKIKEVCLQNNLKLHLDGARLFNALVATGEKPATYGELFDSLSVCLNKGMGCPMGSVLIGSAEFIRKARRVRKRLGGGMRQAGFMAATGIYAMEHHIDRLAQDHLHAKDIAQTLLEKTFVGHMLPVETNIVSFEVRGDEWTSRYFCDYLKNEGILASPVTDSMVRMVTHLDITPAMVAKTCAVIAEME